In one window of Pseudomonas putida DNA:
- a CDS encoding sugar nucleotide-binding protein — MRMRLMLLGGGNALGQALIRLGAEEDIAFLAPRPPDEGWDPASLTQLLDDHRPDALVNLAYYFDWFQAESVSEQRLALQERAVERLAELCQHHEITLVQPSSYRVFDGSRATSYSEKDEPVPLGLRGQALWRIEQSVRAACPQHVLLRFGWVLDESLDGALGRFLTRAEQPQELLLADDRRGNPTPVDDAARVILSVIKQLDCDAPLWGTYHYAGNEATTPLALGQAILSEAAQWHKLAVQAPTAQAHAARPDASEEPQHAVLACKKILHTFGIKPRAWRAGLPPLLDRFYRHG, encoded by the coding sequence ATGCGTATGCGCCTGATGCTGTTGGGTGGTGGCAATGCCCTCGGGCAAGCGCTGATTCGTCTCGGGGCCGAGGAAGACATCGCGTTTCTGGCACCGCGCCCGCCGGACGAGGGCTGGGATCCGGCCAGCCTCACCCAGTTGCTCGACGATCACCGCCCCGATGCCCTGGTCAACCTGGCCTATTACTTCGACTGGTTCCAGGCCGAGTCGGTCAGCGAACAGCGCCTCGCCCTTCAGGAACGTGCCGTGGAGCGTCTGGCCGAATTGTGCCAGCACCACGAGATCACGCTGGTCCAGCCTTCCAGCTATCGCGTGTTCGACGGCTCGCGCGCCACCTCCTACAGCGAGAAGGACGAGCCGGTGCCGCTGGGCCTGCGTGGCCAGGCGCTGTGGCGCATCGAGCAGAGCGTGCGTGCGGCCTGCCCGCAGCATGTGCTGCTGCGTTTCGGTTGGGTGCTGGACGAAAGCCTCGACGGCGCACTCGGGCGCTTCCTGACGCGCGCCGAGCAACCGCAGGAGCTGCTGCTGGCCGATGACCGCCGCGGCAACCCGACGCCGGTCGACGATGCCGCCCGGGTGATCCTCTCGGTGATCAAGCAGCTGGACTGCGATGCGCCGCTGTGGGGCACCTACCATTACGCTGGCAACGAGGCGACCACACCGCTGGCGCTGGGACAAGCTATCCTTTCCGAGGCAGCGCAGTGGCACAAGCTGGCCGTGCAGGCCCCCACCGCACAGGCCCATGCCGCGCGCCCGGATGCCAGCGAGGAGCCGCAGCACGCGGTGCTGGCCTGCAAGAAGATCCTTCACACCTTCGGCATCAAGCCCCGCGCCTGGCGCGCCGGCTTGCCGCCCCTACTGGACCGTTTCTATCGTCATGGCTGA
- a CDS encoding NAD-dependent epimerase/dehydratase family protein, translated as MADAPILITGGAGFIGSHLCDALLDKGYAVRILDDLSTGKRSNLQIDHPRLQLIEGDVADTALVTRAAAGCAAVVHLAAVASVQASVDDPVKTHQSNFIGTLNVCEAMRINGVRRVLFASSAAVYGNNGEGQSITEDTPKAPLTPYAVDKLAGEQYLDFYRRQHGLEPVVFRFFNIFGPRQDPSSPYSGVISIFCERATKGLPITVFGDGEQTRDFLYVGDLVQVMVQALEQPQVEEGAVNIGLNQATSLNHLLAALQQVVGSLPTISHGPARAGDIRHSRADNHRLLARFDFPQATPIAEGLARLLGKD; from the coding sequence ATGGCTGATGCCCCCATCCTCATTACCGGCGGAGCTGGTTTCATCGGCTCCCACCTGTGCGATGCGCTGCTGGACAAAGGCTATGCGGTGCGCATTCTCGATGACCTGTCCACCGGCAAGCGCAGCAACCTGCAGATCGACCATCCACGCCTGCAACTGATCGAAGGTGATGTTGCCGACACTGCACTGGTTACCCGTGCAGCCGCCGGTTGCGCGGCGGTGGTCCACCTCGCTGCGGTCGCGTCGGTGCAGGCGTCGGTGGACGACCCGGTCAAGACCCACCAGAGCAACTTCATCGGCACTCTCAATGTCTGCGAGGCGATGCGCATCAATGGTGTGCGCCGGGTGTTGTTCGCCTCGAGCGCGGCGGTCTACGGCAACAATGGCGAAGGCCAGTCGATCACCGAGGACACGCCCAAGGCGCCACTGACGCCCTATGCAGTGGACAAGCTGGCTGGCGAGCAGTACCTGGACTTCTACCGCCGCCAACATGGGCTGGAGCCTGTGGTGTTCCGCTTCTTCAATATCTTCGGGCCGCGCCAGGATCCCTCGTCGCCGTACTCGGGGGTGATCAGCATCTTCTGCGAGCGTGCGACAAAGGGCTTGCCGATCACCGTGTTCGGCGATGGCGAGCAGACCCGCGACTTCCTCTATGTCGGCGACCTGGTGCAGGTGATGGTACAGGCGCTGGAGCAGCCGCAGGTGGAAGAGGGCGCTGTTAACATCGGCTTGAACCAGGCGACTTCGCTGAATCACTTGCTTGCAGCATTGCAGCAGGTGGTTGGCAGCTTGCCGACGATCAGCCATGGCCCGGCGCGCGCGGGTGATATCCGCCACTCGCGGGCGGACAACCACCGGCTGTTGGCGCGTTTCGATTTTCCCCAGGCGACGCCGATCGCCGAGGGGCTGGCGCGTTTGTTGGGCAAAGACTGA
- a CDS encoding winged helix-turn-helix transcriptional regulator: MLDENNSRCPVARALEVLGDRWALMILRDAFDGLRRFSEFQKNLGLAKNILATRLKLLVETGLMELQPASDGSAYKEYVLTEKGRSVFPIVVGLRQWGERFQFEAGETRSVLLDNAKGEPVAKLEVRARDGRVLGPEDCRRA, from the coding sequence ATGCTCGACGAAAACAACAGCCGATGCCCCGTGGCCCGGGCACTCGAAGTGCTGGGCGACCGCTGGGCACTGATGATCCTGCGCGACGCGTTCGATGGGCTGCGCCGTTTCAGCGAGTTCCAGAAGAACCTGGGGCTGGCGAAGAACATCCTCGCCACGCGCCTGAAGCTGCTGGTGGAAACAGGGCTCATGGAGCTGCAGCCGGCGTCGGATGGCAGTGCGTACAAGGAATATGTGCTGACAGAAAAAGGCCGCTCGGTGTTTCCGATCGTGGTGGGCCTGCGTCAGTGGGGGGAGCGGTTTCAGTTCGAGGCGGGCGAGACGCGTTCGGTGCTGCTGGACAATGCCAAGGGCGAACCTGTAGCGAAGCTGGAAGTACGGGCGCGGGATGGGCGGGTGCTGGGGCCGGAGGATTGTCGGCGGGCTTGA
- a CDS encoding MFS transporter encodes MSSAHDASSFQLTRGLTLLLAAACALAVATVYCAQPLLESMAQSLGVPSRQVGWVVGATQAGYALGLLLIVPLGDLLDRKRLILAQLLLSALALVAVGLAQHWAALLAAMGMVGLMAVVVQLMVAQAATLATPAQQGQAVGTVTSGIVVGILLARLVAGVVADLAGWRGVYFAAAGLALLMVVLLGWRMPSARPLGQRQHYRALLRSMAVLLRDDRLLRQRGVFALLIFAAFSVLWSSMVLPLSALQLTHTQIGLFGLAGVAGALAASRAGRLADRGLGQRTTGLALGLLTLSWLPSLFVGQSLLALVAGVVMLDLAVQAVHVTNQSLLLAGRAEMASRLIGAYMCCYSVGSGAGAVTASWVYGAWGWGAVCGLGAGVSALAWGYWWWLQRQG; translated from the coding sequence ATGTCATCTGCCCACGATGCATCTTCGTTTCAACTCACTCGCGGCCTGACCCTGTTGCTGGCCGCAGCCTGCGCACTGGCGGTGGCCACGGTGTACTGCGCCCAGCCGCTGTTGGAGTCCATGGCCCAGAGCCTGGGCGTGCCGAGTCGTCAGGTCGGCTGGGTGGTCGGCGCAACCCAGGCAGGCTACGCACTAGGATTGCTGCTGATCGTGCCGCTAGGGGACCTGCTCGACCGCAAGCGCTTGATCCTTGCGCAGTTGCTGCTGTCGGCACTGGCGCTGGTCGCGGTCGGCCTGGCCCAGCATTGGGCGGCGCTGTTGGCGGCCATGGGCATGGTCGGGCTGATGGCCGTGGTGGTGCAGCTGATGGTCGCCCAGGCGGCCACCCTGGCGACACCGGCGCAGCAGGGGCAGGCGGTGGGAACGGTTACCAGCGGCATCGTAGTGGGGATTTTGCTGGCGCGGCTGGTGGCGGGAGTCGTGGCTGATCTGGCTGGCTGGCGAGGGGTTTATTTCGCTGCTGCCGGGTTGGCGCTGCTGATGGTCGTGCTGCTCGGCTGGCGTATGCCCTCTGCACGACCTCTGGGGCAGCGCCAACATTACCGGGCGTTGTTGCGCTCTATGGCGGTGCTGCTGCGCGATGATCGCCTGCTGCGCCAGCGGGGTGTGTTCGCATTACTGATCTTCGCCGCGTTTAGCGTGCTGTGGAGCAGCATGGTGCTGCCGTTGAGTGCGCTGCAACTGACCCACACCCAGATCGGCCTGTTCGGCCTGGCCGGTGTCGCCGGAGCCCTTGCCGCATCGCGTGCCGGGCGTTTGGCCGATCGCGGCCTTGGGCAGCGCACCACAGGGCTGGCGCTGGGGCTGCTGACACTGTCGTGGCTGCCGAGCCTGTTCGTCGGGCAGTCGCTGCTGGCGCTGGTAGCCGGTGTGGTGATGCTGGACCTCGCCGTGCAGGCAGTGCATGTGACCAACCAGAGCCTGCTGCTGGCCGGGCGGGCGGAGATGGCCAGTCGTCTGATTGGCGCGTACATGTGCTGCTATTCGGTGGGTAGTGGGGCGGGGGCGGTGACGGCGAGCTGGGTCTACGGGGCGTGGGGGTGGGGCGCGGTATGTGGACTGGGAGCTGGAGTCAGCGCGTTGGCGTGGGGGTATTGGTGGTGGCTGCAACGCCAGGGCTGA
- a CDS encoding OmpW/AlkL family protein — protein sequence MNKTLLGASLVALALAAPVAHAHQAGDFIMRAGAITTAPNESSSDLKLDGAKVSGTKATLDSDTQLGLAFAYMLTDHVGIELLAATPFKHTVGVKGLGGGLDGKLADIKQLPPTLSLQYYPMEASSKFQPYAGIGINYTLFFDEDLSSARKQQGFSNMKLQDSIGLAGQLGMDYMLTDNLLVNAAVWYVDIDTKATIDGPSALGVGKTKVNVDVDPWVYMVGIGYKF from the coding sequence ATGAACAAGACATTGCTCGGTGCCTCGCTCGTCGCGTTGGCGCTCGCAGCCCCCGTTGCCCACGCCCACCAGGCGGGTGACTTCATCATGCGTGCCGGCGCCATCACCACTGCGCCGAATGAAAGCAGCAGTGACCTCAAGCTCGACGGCGCCAAGGTCTCCGGCACCAAGGCCACCCTCGACAGCGACACCCAGCTGGGCCTGGCCTTCGCCTACATGCTCACCGACCACGTCGGCATCGAGCTGCTCGCTGCCACGCCGTTCAAGCACACCGTGGGCGTCAAGGGCCTGGGCGGCGGGCTCGACGGCAAGCTGGCCGACATCAAGCAACTGCCACCGACCCTCTCGCTGCAGTACTACCCGATGGAAGCCTCGTCGAAGTTCCAGCCCTATGCCGGTATCGGCATCAACTACACGCTGTTCTTCGATGAAGACCTCAGCAGCGCCCGCAAGCAGCAGGGCTTCAGTAACATGAAGCTGCAGGACTCCATCGGCCTGGCTGGCCAGTTGGGCATGGACTACATGCTGACCGACAACCTGCTGGTCAACGCCGCGGTCTGGTACGTCGACATCGACACCAAGGCCACCATCGACGGTCCGAGCGCCCTGGGCGTGGGCAAGACCAAGGTCAACGTCGATGTCGATCCGTGGGTCTACATGGTCGGTATCGGCTACAAGTTCTGA
- a CDS encoding DUF3299 domain-containing protein, with protein sequence MSIPVGTGLPAKRALQILLLLLLVLIIPAWADEPRELDWPALIPEGAPVIPPQLTPLHDLSQMGNSLGDALAAESAPAARQQAPDAPVVKALDGQQVKLPGYIVPLEVSEEGRTTEFLLVPYYGACIHVPPPPSNQIVHIFSEMGVRVEDLYQPYWIEGRMQVKNTSSELADAGYQMEAEKIYAYELK encoded by the coding sequence ATGTCGATCCCTGTGGGAACGGGCTTGCCCGCGAAGAGAGCACTACAGATCCTCCTGCTGTTGCTGCTGGTGCTGATCATCCCGGCCTGGGCGGACGAGCCGCGCGAGCTGGACTGGCCGGCACTGATCCCCGAGGGCGCGCCAGTCATCCCCCCACAGCTCACCCCGCTGCATGACCTCTCGCAGATGGGCAATTCGCTGGGCGACGCGCTCGCGGCCGAGTCTGCCCCGGCAGCCCGCCAGCAGGCGCCCGACGCACCGGTGGTCAAGGCGCTGGACGGGCAGCAGGTCAAACTGCCCGGCTACATCGTGCCGCTGGAAGTCAGCGAAGAAGGCCGCACCACCGAGTTTCTCCTGGTGCCCTACTACGGCGCCTGCATCCACGTGCCGCCGCCGCCGTCCAACCAGATCGTGCACATCTTCAGCGAGATGGGCGTGCGCGTCGAAGACCTGTACCAGCCCTACTGGATCGAGGGACGTATGCAGGTCAAGAACACCAGCAGCGAGCTGGCCGACGCCGGTTACCAGATGGAAGCCGAGAAAATCTACGCATATGAGCTGAAATGA